A single region of the Triticum dicoccoides isolate Atlit2015 ecotype Zavitan chromosome 2B, WEW_v2.0, whole genome shotgun sequence genome encodes:
- the LOC119366612 gene encoding disease resistance protein RGA5-like: MDQAVGAMASLLGKLGKVIKKEYKLQKGVKKKVKSFSDELDIMQAALGKVAEVPRDQLDEQLKLWAADVRELSYDMEDVVDSLLVRVEGSDPTADQSNFKKLMDKMLKVFKKGKANREISTAVEEIHKRLQDVAERHQRYNLTNLPAAATRTTVDPLLEALYGDKKNIIGLEKARDDIIKKITDGDRKQLKTLSIVGFGGLGKTTLAREVYDAVPVKFDYKAFVSVSRNPDMKKVLSNLLFKLDKRRHTSFNAENLDVEKLIILVRDLLSRKRYFIIIDDLWNKEAWTTIRYALSDDECGSIIITTTRLMDVSRVCCSSKDDMIHEMKSLSMDDSQNLFYRRIFSSEVCPSGFEKVSIMILKKCVGVPLAIISLASYLANNQRINQIDQWNVLLISIGHGLKKGDDHVKEMKRILSLSFYDLPSYLKTCFLYLSIFPEDHQISRDRLIRRWACEGFIQVEDETTSLLELGDSYFNELVNRNMVQPIHVDGRVEACCVHDIMLDLICELSSEVNFVTILDVIKGDTPLEKNFRRLSIQKSMTDLTTTQMATTSMSQVRSFTAFSPAISKIPPLSGFQVLRVLDLEGCDLRKSPGVVDLRHAENLLHLRYLGLRGTKVGKLPMEVGKLQLLQTLDLQWTNSKELPSSVVQMRHLMCLILDSDMPLPNDFSNLASLEQLTGHGVGLFTLDSAEGLGCLIGLRELAFKWDQFVKTDQWDPWMQPDHLRTQKALLESLGKLHKLESLELFSLSPWVSNLILDWVPSPNLCRLKLDGWFMSFPKWICSSSLPLLSNLYIVIKKVRSMDIQTLGMLPALCHVVLDASTLNVGHLVEKLVLSAGAFPSLRVCLLHKIMLVNPTFQQGAMPMVRRLRFGLRVNDIVNPDFDLSIRNLPSLQHLRIDLLDRGVSTEEYSQAVGALRRVADDHPQNPTLRADRF, encoded by the exons GACATGGAGGATGTCGTTGACTCTCTCCTGGTGCGTGTTGAGGGCAGTGACCCCACTGCTGATCAGTCCAACTTCAAGAAGCTCATGGACAAGATGCTAAAGGTCTTTAAAAAGGGCAAGGCCAACCGTGAGATTTCCACTGCAGTCGAAGAGATCCATAAGCGGTTGCAAGATGTGGCCGAACGACATCAAAGGTATAATCTTACTAATCTACCTGCTGCAGCCACAAGGACCACCGTTGACCCTCTCTTGGAAGCTCTTTACGGAGATAAGAAGAATATCATCGGCCTAGAGAAAGCAAGGGACGACATTATCAAGAAGATCACTGATGGGGACCGTAAGCAACTCAAGACACTCTCCATTGTTGGATTTGGAGGATTGGGCAAGACTACACTTGCCAGAGAAGTATATGATGCCGTTCCAGTAAAATTTGATTACAAAGCTTTTGTGTCTGTGTCTCGGAATCCGGACATGAAGAAAGTATTGAGCAACCTTCTCTTTAAGCTTGACAAGAGAAGACATACTAGTTTTAATGCAGAAAATTTGGATGTCGAGAAGCTCATTATCCTAGTCCGAGATTTGCTTAGCAGGAAAAG GTACTTCATAATTATCGATGATTTATGGAATAAAGAAGCATGGACAACAATCAGATATGCACTTAGTGACGATGAGTGTGGAAGTATAATAATCACTACAACCCGTCTTATGGATGTCTCCAGAGTTTGCTGCTCTTCTAAAGATGATATGATTCATGAGATGAAATCTCTCTCTATGGATGACTCCCAAAATcttttctatagaagaatattttcAAGTGAGGTGTGTCCTTCTGGATTTGAAAAGGTATCCATAATGATCTTGAAGAAATGTGTTGGGGTGCCATTAGCCATCATTAGTCTAGCTAGTTATTTAGCTAATAATCAGAGGATCAACCAGATTGACCAATGGAATGTCTTGCTCATCTCTATTGGTCATGGACTTAAAAAAGGTGATGATCATGTGAAGGAAATGAAGAGGATACTATCATTGAGCTTTTATGATCTCCCTTCTTATTTGAAGACTTGCTTTCTGTACCTAAGTATCTTTCCAGAAGACCATCAAATTAGCAGAGACCGGTTGATAAGGAGATGGGCATGTGAAGGTTTTATCCAAGTAGAAGATGAAACAACCAGCCTACTTGAGCTTGGAGATAGTTACTTCAACGAGCTAGTAAACAGAAACATGGTCCAGCCGATACATGTTGATGGTAGGGTTGAAGCATGTTGCGTACATGACATAATGTtggatcttatatgtgaattatcaaGCGAAGTAAACTTTGTTACTATATTGGATGTTATCAAGGGAGACACACCTTTGGAAAAGAATTTCCGCAGATTGTCCATCCAGAAGAGCATGACAGATCTCACCACTACTCAAATGGCTACCACAAGCATGTCACAAGTGAGGTCTTTTACTGCTTTTAGTCCTGCTATTAGTAAGATCCCTCCTCTTTCTGGATTTCAAGTCTTACGTGTATTGGATCTGGAAGGTTGTGATCTTCGAAAAAGTCCTGGTGTTGTTGACCTTAGGCATGCTGAGAATCTGCTACATTTGAGATACCTAGGCTTAAGGGGCACAAAGGTTGGCAAGCTCCCTATGGAAGTAGGAAAGCTACAGCTTTTGCAGACACTAGACTTGCAATGGACCAATTCAAAAGAATTGCCATCCAGTGTGGTTCAGATGAGGCATTTGATGTGCCTAATCCTTGATTCAGATATGCCACTACCAAACGATTTCAGCAACCTGGCAAGCCTTGAGCAGCTGACGGGACATGGGGTGGGCCTTTTTACTTTAGACAGCGCAGAAGGGCTGGGCTGTCTTATTGGGCTAAGGGAGCTCGCCTTTAAATGGGATCAATTTGTCAAAACAGACCAATGGGATCCATGGATGCAACCGGATCATCTGAGAACACAAAAAGCTTTGCTGGAGTCCCTAGGCAAGCTGCACAAACTCGAGAGTCTGGAGCTCTTCTCTCTTAGTCCTTGGGTTTCCAACCTTATACTGGATTGGGTGCCGTCCCCAAACCTCTGCAGGCTTAAACTTGACGGATGGTTCATGAGCTTCCCTAAATGGATTTGTTCTTCATCGCTTCCCCTACTCTCAAACCTATATATAGTTATCAAAAAAGTGCGATCCATGGATATTCAGACCCTTGGGATGCTGCCGGCTCTGTGTCATGTCGTCCTCGACGCAAGCACCCTCAACGTGGGCCATCTAGTGGAGAAGTTGGTGCTTAGCGCCGGAGCTTTCCCCAGCTTGAGAGTCTGCCTTCTCCACAAAATTATGTTGGTGAACCCTACGTTCCAACAAGGAGCTATGCCAATGGTTCGACGCCTTCGCTTTGGTCTCCGAGTGAATGACATCGTCAATCCTGACTTCGATTTGAGCATAAGGAACCTTCCTTCGCTCCAGCATCTCAGAATTGACCTCCTCGATAGGGGAGTCAGCACAGAGGAGTATTCTCAGGCCGTGGGCGCACTGAGGCGTGTGGCGGACGACCATCCCCAAAATCCCACCCTTCGTGCTGATAGATTTTGA